Below is a genomic region from Periplaneta americana isolate PAMFEO1 chromosome 7, P.americana_PAMFEO1_priV1, whole genome shotgun sequence.
CATTGCAGTGGAGACAAGGGATCAACTTCCTCCAGAAGATTTGACACTGCATCAGTACATCACAGAAAGAAGAAGGAATAGGCACATTAGAAACCAGAATCTTGTTCCTATTCACATGGAAAATGAACAAACTGCAGCAGCTTACAGGAACGCATTTGCACAACAACACTTCGCTTGTAAGTACTACAaacgttttatttttaaacttgttACCTATACTACATGAAACACGCTTAAACTATACATTTCTACCAAACTTCTACAAACAAAATACACTGCAACTAACTTATTCATCCTCAACacgctttcttttttctttatagtatattaatttttctctaaatgctTCTTGTTTTAGTTTCTcagtttccattttcattttcagCAGTTGTTGCTCCTGGTTATATTTCTGTTGgattaaatacatttctttttcacAGAGAGTTGTCCTGCTCTCGGCAAGTGCAGCAATGTTGTTACGACAAAGGTTAGCCTGGAAACAAAAATCAGCAGTGAAAATTTTGGCACTCCTGGCGGACTTTTATTATAACCCTCAACGTGACCAGCTGTGATACTGACCTTGGTGACGCGAGTCTGCTGCTTGTTACAGTTTTCTGCTCCTGTTAAAGCTTCAGCCTGGAAGTACAAACCCCGTTTATTAAACTTtcattcttaatttaaaaaataactaacCTAAAAACTTAATAGAAGTGTCGTACTCACAACTGGAGTGACAAGAAGAGATGTGTTAGACGCCGGGCCTGGTGTACCCATTTCAAGTGATGCTGTGTTGTCCTCAAGTGATAATTGTTTTCTGTTTACATTCtcctacaacaacaataatacaaattatagtttacaatttgtcttgatataatataaatttaaaagtataTATAGTTAATGAAAGTGATTTATCACCTCGTGTACTACTGCTATGACTTCAACAATATCGCAAGATCTTGCTTCCTGTTCGGTTGTAATTATTTCAGCGTcacctaaaaataaaataaaattgttattaaatacaaACGAATTTAATTTGAATGAATAGATAATGCTAATATAATGCAACTGGTACTTACCATAGTATTCTGAATCACAGTCGAAGGGGTTGCTGTTAGGTTCTATTTGGTCCTCTATGAGGGACAGAACACTTTCATCAACTTTAGTTGTACATTGACCACCACCTGTTTTATACCTTTCCACCCGTTCGTCACTCCTTGCTTTCTTAGCTGATCTTTTTAAGTTAACATAAAATTGTCGCAGTTGTTTTGTTGTTCTTGATGTCACACTCCCATTCGAATTATATTCGTCTCTTAGTTTGTCCCACGTTTCGTCCTTCTCTTTAATTTTCAACCCATCGGTTTTCTTGCACTCTATAATTTCTTTATACTTGTTTACTAGTTCTATCAACAACTCTttctcaaaagaagaaaaatttgtgcCCCTCATCCTCTTCATGGTAACTTCGCGCGCCATTATTTCACAGATGTTCAAACAAAAGCGCAACGGAGTGCATTCAGAAATCGTATGAATCATACACCGCCTTCTCGATTCGTTGTGTTCGCTATTCTTGCGAGTATTAACAACATGTTAGTTAACATTTTGCAGGAAAATGTTTGTGAAATGCAAGAGTCttaacaaattgttaaaaattttaactcATGTTAAGAAACAACGTGTTAGCAGAGTTATAACATCTGTTGATGAAACCGGGCATTagtatcacaaacttcaacagctgtagttctaatctgtctcgccttcaagaggaacaaacaagtcttttgttcccattctctattccccatgaggtcaagacattcAAGCGAACTCCTGTTATGACTTTCCGGATATGATCCAATTCGagacactgtaataaaatgtgtccaggagtccttttctccgcacatTGAACAAAGGCGCTCCCCTTCTTTGTTGACAATTTTACTCTAAATATAATGGAATAGAATGTAGAGGAATTTCCTATTTACCTTTCATAGAAAGTGTGggacattttcataattttctggtACATATTTATCTACGCCTCTAAGCTTGGGTgtacattttctgacattttcTCTGTTTTCGGTgacagtattttaaaattttcttcgACTGAGTCTAATTGAACGAAGGAATGAGTGAGCGCTGAAACGAATGAACAAGCGAAAAAGCAATTAGATTGGGTGTAGTTCAAAATAATTTGAAACggtagaaaattaattattgattCTTTTTAAGCCtcttacttagttacaaatggatttaaggaacccgcaggttcattgccgccctcacataagcccgccatcggtccctatcctgtgcaagattaatccactctctatcatcatatcccacctgtctccaatccattttaatattatcttcccatctacgtctcggcctccccaaaggtctttttcccctccggtctcccaactaatactctatatgcatttctggattcgccgatatgtgccacataccctgcccatctcaaacgtctggatttaatgttcctaattatgtgaggtgaagaaaacaatgcgtgcagttctgcgttgtgtaactttcttcatgctcctgtaacttcatccctcttagcttcaaatattttcctaataaccttattctcaaacacccttaatctctgttcaagtttcacaaccatacagaacaaccgataatataactgttttaaaaattctaacttacagattttttgacagcagactagataacaaaagcttctcaatcgaataataacaggcatttcccttatttattctccgttaattttctcccgagtctcatttatatttgttactattgctccaagatatttttgcatttttccacctcttagaagGATAAACTCCAATTTCTATGTTTTGATTTCGCAtattattctggtcacgagacataatcatatactttgtcttttcgggatttacttccaaacctatcgctttatttgcttcaagtaaaacttccgtgtttttcctaatcgtttgtgaattttctcctaacatattcacgtcatctccatagacaagaagctgaagtatcccgttcaattccaaaccctgtctgttatcttgTATTGATAAAAACTAGTATTTAAACCATAACGCATTGTCTCAAATTTTATTTGTTCAGAGATGTAGGATATAATGCGGTTGATTTACGGTAACACTCGCAagaaactcattaatttcatataCCATTTGACACCACACAATATCACTTCCATGTGCTGATGTAGTCTCTACTTTTATAAATAGGGAGTGGTCCTCATTATAGAATCCAATAGGAGATGCACTTAACATAACACGCTCTTGTGTATGAAAACATCTGCAACCTTTAAACACGGGAATAAAAAGGAATGCACATAggaagggtaaatctttacacgCCGTGATATTAAAAGTAATGGGATTGAATTATGAAACGCGGGCGCTCGCCTCCATTCTAGTAATGGTCTCTGAGAGGTCCGCGCCAGCATAATGAGGCTACATGACAAACCTCTCACAGAAGCGCATCGCTCACTTTGTAAACTCTAAGTCACCTCGCTCGCCAGTTCTGCGCATCATAAACCAAATAGAGCATGAATCCACTCAGGCGACATCCTCTGACCCAATCAAACGGGTCCTCACTGCCACAGTCTGTGTCAAATAACGATCTTGTCCAAGTTTTCTCGCAATAATTTTACTTTATCATCAAAAAGATTATAAGGGgaatatattgtaatattacaGCACATTCTGTGATTTGAACCagaattttgttttacttgaGATCAGCAAactgataatgaaaataatgtgaATGAATTTGGGGCACTTCTATTTCACTTCACAACTATGTTATTTTTGTTGAGGAGAATGTTTAATTTGATAGTGACTAGAGCCGTGCACAATCGGATACGGAAAATAGAAAtcatatattgctattgaatgcCTGTCcttgtagtcagtatgcaaagctcttccgtctcgcggagtctCTCAGTGTTCAGTTTAACGAATAGGCTGCTTCGAGTTGCCTCTCACTCTTTTTGAGTGGACGGCAAAGACAGACCACATTGGCCATGCAAAGGTTCCAAGAGcgcttgcaaggacgcgattatcatcgtgtaggtctaccacttaattgataattcttcctctcgCACTAcattcaatcagtcaatcaatcactCACCGATTCATCCaaccatcgactcattgattcattcatccatcgattcattgtgtccacacctgtggagtaacggtcagcgcgtctggctgcgaaaccaggtggcccgggttcgaatcccggtcggggcaagttacctggttgaggttttttccggggttttccctcaacccaatacgagcaaatgctgggtaactttcggtgctggaccccggactcatttcaccggcattatcaccttcatcccattcagacgctaaataacctagatgttgatacagcgtcgtaaaataacccaataaaataaaataaatcgattcATTGTTTCATACATTGACTGATTCATTGATTCTGCTTTTTTGTtttctcatacgatccatatatattaatgccgtctatcatctgatatcttcttctgccccgatctcttctcccgttcaccattccttccagtgcaacctttagtggacagtttcttctcagccagtgacccaactaattcatttttcttctttctgatcagtttcagcatcattctttcttcacccaccctttccaacacagcttcgtttcttattccgtctgttcatttcacacgttccatccttctccatatttgcatttaaaatgcttctagtcgtttctcttcacttcgtcgtaatgttcatgtttctgcactATACtatgttacactccacacaaagcatttcactagactcttccttagttctttctccagagttccgcagaagatgttcctttttctattaaaagctacctttgccattgctattccccttttgacttcttggcagcagctcatgtacaccccaagtattttaaactgtccacttgctctactgcctcatttagaattcgcaagtttatctttcttttacttttcttcctatgaccattgtattcgtcttgttggcatttatcttcattccatactgctcacagctgtcatttagctcccgtagcatatcctttaatatcatctcctcttctgataTCATCCCTAAAAAATTCGatacttatttctgaaacatcctgtatattattttaattcacaaaaaaaaaaactggataaAGTTTAGTAtttttgtgcagaaatttaactTTCTTGTTAAAAATCTTGTATAGATTGCGTGATGTCATTTTAAATATACTCTAGTTTTATCGTACAGAACTATGGAAAAGTTTTTACATCGCCTTAGCAATTTTCCTTTCTAGTTGTCTTTGCTTGTTTGGTTACAAGCTCTGCTTTTCTAAAGTATATAAAGTTTTTCTCCAATAGTTTGAAGTTCTCTAAAGCGCTAATATTTTTTCAGTATACACAGGTCTTATTAAAAGATTCAGAAGTTTTGTCATGAATGGAATTTCACTATTACCGGTATTTTTATATATAAGTCTTTAATAAAAcctacatgcttctgcagtctCAAAACGTAAGCCTTCCCTTCAGAGTTTTATTACTTGGTCAAATTGATATAACTTTGTTCAAGTATTATCCTTGATAAGCTCTCGGCTTACGTAAGCCCTTCAGCGTGGGCCGTCATCTCTGCACAAGAATTTAACAATATAGTCAAACTGTAGTACtttgataatttaaaatttgagtGCTTTACAAAATTGTTTTCGTGACAAACTGTTTTACGAATCAGTCTCCTTCATGAACTTAATGATTTTGTAAGGAGATTAAGAGGCaaaatgaatgggttatttatgaaagggcctaagtcatcattttgtgaaaatgagtttgtaatgtaataactgttcttttggtgtagatacatcggtttagatatgaagaggactaagtttcaaactataatgcttagtagaatttatgatacaatgtATATTTCAGCCTTAACttcaaaatttcggcctgtaagcagttt
It encodes:
- the LOC138703085 gene encoding fibrinogen silencer-binding protein-like isoform X1; translated protein: MIHTISECTPLRFCLNICEIMAREVTMKRMRGTNFSSFEKELLIELVNKYKEIIECKKTDGLKIKEKDETWDKLRDEYNSNGSVTSRTTKQLRQFYVNLKRSAKKARSDERVERYKTGGGQCTTKVDESVLSLIEDQIEPNSNPFDCDSEYYGKYQLHYISIIYSFKLNSFVFNNNFILFLGDAEIITTEQEARSCDIVEVIAVVHEENVNRKQLSLEDNTASLEMGTPGPASNTSLLVTPVAEALTGAENCNKQQTRVTKANLCRNNIAALAESRTTLCEKEMYLIQQKYNQEQQLLKMKMETEKLKQEAFREKLIYYKEKRKRVEDE
- the LOC138703085 gene encoding myb/SANT-like DNA-binding domain-containing protein 3 isoform X2; protein product: MIHTISECTPLRFCLNICEIMAREVTMKRMRGTNFSSFEKELLIELVNKYKEIIECKKTDGLKIKEKDETWDKLRDEYNSNGSVTSRTTKQLRQFYVNLKRSAKKARSDERVERYKTGGGQCTTKVDESVLSLIEDQIEPNSNPFDCDSEYYGDAEIITTEQEARSCDIVEVIAVVHEENVNRKQLSLEDNTASLEMGTPGPASNTSLLVTPVAEALTGAENCNKQQTRVTKANLCRNNIAALAESRTTLCEKEMYLIQQKYNQEQQLLKMKMETEKLKQEAFREKLIYYKEKRKRVEDE